A region from the Vicia villosa cultivar HV-30 ecotype Madison, WI linkage group LG3, Vvil1.0, whole genome shotgun sequence genome encodes:
- the LOC131661304 gene encoding probable pectinesterase/pectinesterase inhibitor 34, with amino-acid sequence MDYGRLGLSDPGGSTPSEPIIHPKPRSSKKKIIFLSLLAVLLIVASAVSAAMLTGVHTRRGNQHKNPSLRRNPTQAISRTCSKTRFPSLCETSLLEYPGSTIATEKDLIHISLNMTLQHLSKALYSSASISSTIGMNPRIRAAYQDCLELLDDSVDAVTRALTSVVPSSSSKGSVKPLTSSSTDDVLTWLSAALTNQDTCAEGFTDTSGAVKDQIANNIKDLSELVSNCLAIFSNSGAGDDFSGVPIHNKRRLMTMPENDFPIWLRKRERRLLDLPVSALQADVVVSKDGNGTVKTISEALKKIPEYGNRRFIIYIKEGRYEEDNLKIGRKKTNVMIMGDGKGKTVITGGKNVMQNLTTFHTASFAASGPGFIARDMTFENYAGPSKHQAVALRVGSDHAVVYRCNIIGYQDTMYAHSNRQFYRECDIYGTVDFIFGNAAVVFQNCSLYARKPMAQQKNTITAQNRKDPNQNTGISIHNCRILATQDLEASKGNFTTYLGRPWKLYSRTVYMLSYMGDHLHPRGWLEWNTTFALDTLYYGEYMNYGPGGAIGKRVTWPGFRVITSTVEANRFTVGQFISGSTWLPSTGVAYVAGLNT; translated from the exons ATGGACTACGGTAGGTTAGGATTATCCGACCCTGGAGGTTCGACTCCCTCCGAACCTATAATTCATCCCAAACCGAgatcttccaagaagaaaatCATTTTCCTCTCTCTCCTCGCCGTGTTACTCATCGTTGCCTCCGCAGTTTCCGCCGCAATGCTCACTGGAGTCCACACCCGCCGCGGAAACCAGCATAAAAATCCGTCTCTCCGACGTAATCCAACACAAGCAATCTCTAGAACATGTAGCAAAACTCGTTTCCCTTCACTCTGCGAAACGTCTCTTCTCGAATACCCTGGATCCACAATCGCTACAGAGAAAGACCTTATCCACATTTCCCTCAACATGACGCTACAGCATCTCTCCAAAGCACTCTACTCCTCCGCCTCTATCTCCTCCACCATCGGCATGAACCCTCGCATCCGTGCCGCTTATCAAGACTGTCTCGAACTTCTTGACGACTCCGTCGACGCTGTCACTCGCGCATTGACCTCCGTCGTACCTTCCTCCTCCTCCAAAGGCTCCGTTAAGCCTCTTACCTCATCCTCCACTGACGATGTACTCACGTGGCTCAGCGCTGCACTTACCAACCAAGACACGTGCGCTGAGGGTTTTACCGACACTTCCGGTGCCGTGAAAGATCAGATTGCGAATAATATAAAGGACTTGTCGGAGCTAGTGAGTAATTGTTTAGCTATTTTCTCTAACTCCGGCGCCGGAGATGATTTCTCCGGTGTTCCTATACATAATAAAAGACGATTAATGACAATGCCAGAAAATGATTTTCCGATATGGTTGAGAAAACGAGAGAGAAGATTGTTGGACTTGCCGGTGTCTGCGTTACAGGCTGATGTGGTAGTTTCTAAAGACGGTAACGGAACAGTGAAAACTATATCGGAAGCTCTTAAAAAGATACCGGAGTACGGTAACCGACGCTTCATTATCTATATCAAAGAAGGAAG GTATGAAGAAGACAATTTAAAGATTGGGAGGAAGAAAACTAATGTTATGATCATGGGAGACGGAAAGGGAAAGACAGTGATCACAGGGGGCAAAAATGTTATGCAAAACTTGACCACATTTCACACTGCTTCCTTTG CTGCTAGTGGTCCAGGCTTCATTGCAAGAGACATGACATTCGAGAACTACGCCGGACCATCAAAGCACCAAGCGGTAGCCCTCCGCGTTGGATCAGATCACGCGGTGGTCTACCGCTGCAACATCATCGGATACCAAGACACAATGTATGCACATTCCAATCGTCAATTCTACCGCGAATGTGACATCTACGGTACCGTAGACTTCATATTCGGCAACGCTgcagttgtttttcaaaactgcaGTCTCTACGCCCGAAAGCCCATGGCCCAACAGAAAAACACCATCACAGCCCAAAACAGAAAAGACCCGAATCAGAACACCGGTATATCCATCCATAACTGTAGAATCCTTGCCACACAAGATCTAGAAGCATCCAAGGGAAACTTCACAACGTATCTGGGCCGTCCATGGAAACTATACTCTAGAACGGTGTACATGTTATCATACATGGGGGATCATTTACATCCACGTGGGTGGTTAGAGTGGaatacaacatttgctttagacACATTGTATTATGGTGAATACATGAATTATGGGCCGGGTGGAGCTATTGGGAAACGGGTAACTTGGCCCGGGTTTCGGGTTATTACGTCCACCGTGGAAGCTAATAGATTCACGGTGGGTCAGTTCATATCGGGCTCGACTTGGTTGCCGTCTACTGGAGTGGCATACGTAGCTGGCTTAAATACCTAA